A region of Acidobacteriota bacterium DNA encodes the following proteins:
- a CDS encoding ADOP family duplicated permease, giving the protein VEGQRADGRVSISYPLFTELQEQQTVLTGLMADAGAGLERVELEGQKLSGVRVSSVSGNYFEVLGVRPYLGRMLSAEDDQPGGEGGAAVVSYAFWTGRLGGQSDALGRVLRVGGSHFTIAGVAPPEFFGAQVGSRTDVWLPMRRSMSEDSLTWRTGTFFRIMGRLGSGVTPQQAEQELSALFRHRLEAEAAQGETIVRQGTRIADHRILLKPAANGFDRLRQSYSLPLKVLTAATLLALLIVCFNVANLMLARAAARGRELATRLALGAGRLRLARQMMMESLLLGLVGGLAGLVTAWAASPFIAGFIASPQDASLLHLRPDGRILGYALAASLATGLLFGLAPVCWCLLRDPGRALGGGREGSDSGRPRLRLAKVMMAAQLTISLLLLSGAGLMLGTLQELAGVSLGFQQERLAVASVHFEVPRERRTELTRAIEERLAAEPGVRSASASWLGLFTRSNMSANLDIAGYQAGADEEVSVRVNSVSPAYLDTLGIPLLAGRPLRASDDEGAPKAALVNRAFVQRYLPGQSALGRTFRLKGDDADVEIVGVTGDFLWNDLRARPEPIFLLSSAQWGMSTRSIQIRLQVPFQSAAASLRKAIEDLDETALVVRLESMSNQVDTTIRQERMLAHLAAWFSGLGTLLACLGLYGILSYSVQRRRREIGIRLAVGARRSAILGLVLREALLLLLVALPLGLAGSWLASQAISSFLFGVEPHDPRILTGVAALLALVTLLAALLPARRAAALDPAHILRE; this is encoded by the coding sequence CGGTCGAGGGGCAGCGAGCGGACGGGCGCGTTTCCATTTCCTACCCGCTTTTCACCGAACTGCAAGAGCAGCAAACCGTCCTCACCGGCCTCATGGCCGATGCCGGGGCCGGACTGGAGCGAGTCGAACTGGAAGGCCAGAAACTATCGGGCGTGCGCGTTTCCTCGGTCTCAGGCAACTACTTCGAGGTACTGGGCGTACGGCCCTACCTGGGGCGGATGCTGAGTGCCGAGGACGACCAGCCAGGAGGCGAAGGAGGAGCGGCCGTGGTCAGCTACGCCTTCTGGACGGGACGCCTGGGCGGGCAGTCCGACGCCCTGGGACGCGTCCTGCGGGTGGGCGGAAGCCACTTCACCATCGCCGGCGTGGCGCCGCCGGAGTTCTTCGGCGCTCAGGTGGGCAGCCGTACCGACGTCTGGCTACCCATGCGCCGCTCGATGTCCGAAGACAGCCTCACCTGGCGCACCGGCACCTTCTTCCGCATTATGGGACGCCTGGGATCCGGCGTCACCCCGCAACAGGCCGAGCAGGAGCTGTCGGCCCTTTTCCGCCACCGCCTGGAAGCGGAAGCCGCCCAGGGCGAGACCATCGTCCGGCAAGGCACCCGCATCGCCGATCACCGCATCCTGCTCAAACCCGCCGCCAACGGGTTCGACCGTCTGCGCCAATCCTATTCCCTGCCCCTCAAGGTCCTCACGGCGGCCACCCTGCTGGCCTTGTTGATCGTCTGTTTCAACGTCGCCAACCTGATGCTGGCGCGCGCCGCAGCCCGCGGACGCGAGCTGGCCACCCGCCTGGCGCTGGGCGCCGGACGGCTGCGTCTGGCCCGTCAGATGATGATGGAAAGCCTGCTGCTGGGCCTGGTCGGCGGACTGGCCGGACTGGTTACGGCCTGGGCCGCCAGCCCCTTCATCGCCGGCTTCATAGCTTCCCCCCAGGACGCTTCCCTGCTCCACCTGCGTCCCGACGGACGCATTCTCGGCTACGCCCTGGCCGCCTCGCTGGCCACCGGACTCCTCTTCGGACTGGCGCCCGTATGCTGGTGCCTGCTTCGCGACCCCGGCCGAGCCCTGGGAGGAGGACGTGAAGGAAGCGACTCCGGACGTCCCCGATTGCGCCTGGCCAAAGTCATGATGGCGGCCCAGTTGACGATCTCTCTGCTGCTGCTCTCGGGAGCAGGCCTGATGCTGGGCACCCTGCAGGAGTTGGCCGGAGTCAGCCTGGGCTTCCAGCAGGAGCGGTTGGCAGTGGCTTCGGTCCACTTCGAGGTCCCGCGGGAGCGCCGTACCGAGCTGACCCGGGCCATCGAGGAGCGCCTGGCGGCCGAGCCTGGAGTCCGTTCAGCCTCCGCCTCCTGGCTCGGGCTCTTCACCCGCTCCAACATGTCGGCCAATCTGGACATCGCAGGCTATCAGGCCGGTGCTGATGAGGAGGTCTCGGTGCGGGTCAACTCGGTGAGTCCGGCCTACCTCGATACCCTGGGAATTCCCCTGCTGGCGGGCCGCCCGCTGCGCGCTTCCGACGATGAAGGAGCCCCCAAGGCGGCGCTGGTCAACCGTGCCTTCGTGCAACGCTACCTGCCCGGCCAGTCCGCCCTGGGACGGACCTTCCGCCTCAAAGGCGACGATGCCGACGTAGAAATCGTTGGCGTGACGGGGGACTTCCTTTGGAATGACCTGCGGGCCCGGCCAGAGCCCATCTTCCTGCTCTCCTCGGCCCAATGGGGGATGAGCACCCGCTCGATCCAGATCCGCCTGCAGGTGCCCTTTCAATCGGCGGCCGCCTCTTTGCGCAAGGCCATCGAGGACCTCGACGAGACGGCCCTGGTGGTCCGCCTGGAGAGCATGTCGAACCAGGTCGACACCACCATCCGCCAGGAACGCATGCTGGCCCATCTAGCCGCCTGGTTCTCGGGACTGGGCACCCTGCTGGCCTGTCTGGGCCTCTACGGCATCCTTTCCTATTCCGTGCAGCGCCGACGGCGGGAAATCGGCATCCGCCTGGCGGTGGGCGCGCGCCGCTCCGCCATTCTCGGTTTGGTGCTGCGTGAGGCTTTGCTGCTGTTGCTGGTGGCACTCCCGTTAGGACTGGCGGGATCATGGCTGGCCTCCCAGGCCATCTCCAGCTTCCTCTTCGGCGTCGAGCCTCACGATCCGCGGATTCTCACAGGCGTGGCGGCCCTTCTGGCGCTGGTGACCTTGTTGGCCGCCCTGCTGCCGGCCCGCCGCGCCGCGGCCCTCGATCCCGCTCATATTCTGCGCGAGTAG